GCAGTTCCACAACGGATTGAAATCAGGTTTGGAAACGCCGATGATTCCGTCAGCGTCCCCTCGGATGAGCATATGTTGAAAAGCCTCCATAACATTCAACGGAGTCCGGCAAGGAGTGGTGGGGTCCAACAACAACAAATAGCGGTAAGTTTCTCCTTCTTTTTGTTGAAGAAAATCGAGCGTATGCCGAAGCACAGGCCAGAGGGGAGCGGAATCCCCTGCCAGCTCCGGAGGCCGCAGAAACGGGACTTCGGCTCCATATTTTTTCGCCACCTCGGCAATTTCAGCGGAATCGGTGCTGACAATTGTCCGCACGATTTCAGGACAGCTCTTTGCGAGAAGAATCGAATGCGCTATCAGCGGCAAACCGCAAAAAGGACGGATGTTTTTTCCCGGAAGCCCTTTGGATCCTCCACGCGCGGGAATGACCGCAATCAAACCGGTCGAAGTATCCATCAGTAACGGACCTTTTCCCTTCGCCCGGTTCGACTGGATCGCCTTGCCGCATCACAAACAGCCAACGCGCGAAACCCATCAAAGCCCGAAGCCAATCGATCAGATTTTTTCCCGGACATAATCGCCGCCCGGAAAGATTCCAATTGTTTTTTGAACATATCGTCTCGCTCTTGTGGGATTCGATATTCAATAAGAGGGCCTTTGGGGGGCAGAAACACCACCAAATTCGCCGCCCCATCCCATTTCAACATGCCTTTTTCGCCACAAATAACCACATGACGTCGTGTGGGACGTGTTAGATAATCAAGCCGTAGGGAAACCGTGGCGCCATCCTTGGTTTCCCACCATAAATCAGCGGATTCCTCAGACATAATTCCAAGTCGATGGTGATTGGCCAATTGAGCTTGTAAGGACTGTGGCCATCCAAACATCCAACAGGTGTAATCAATTTCATGGATCAGATCGCGCAACACGCCCCCATCAGATTTACGAGCTGAATATGACGCCAAAAAATTTCGCTCAGGACGCCAGTCGGGGAGATACGATTGGCATTCCACTCTCACTGAATGAATTTTTCCCAATCGCCGCAATTGTTTCCGCAAAAAATTAAGTGAACGAGAAAATCGCATGACACAAGCGGTATATATCTGGCGTCGGGCTGTTTTGGCTTCTCGCAACAAGACTTTAGCGCCCCGACTATCAGAAGCCAGCGGTTTTTCGATCAACACATGGAATCCAACTTTCAAAGCCTTCTTGGCATCG
Above is a window of Elusimicrobiota bacterium DNA encoding:
- the legF gene encoding CMP-N,N'-diacetyllegionaminic acid synthase: MDTSTGLIAVIPARGGSKGLPGKNIRPFCGLPLIAHSILLAKSCPEIVRTIVSTDSAEIAEVAKKYGAEVPFLRPPELAGDSAPLWPVLRHTLDFLQQKEGETYRYLLLLDPTTPCRTPLNVMEAFQHMLIRGDADGIIGVSKPDFNPLWNCVAEKGGWMRTFFEEGNRIHRRQDAPEIFRINGSLYIWTTDFLSREKEQWRDRGNFLMYEVPDFTAISIDTLDEFERAELYVKSGLIGLPWIGINNIS
- the iolG_5 gene encoding Inositol 2-dehydrogenase/D-chiro-inositol 3-dehydrogenase, coding for MKGGSILVRGTGSVGYRHLRLLSDKTPRQVWAYPSRFLRQQELQKQGFNLTKSFAEARMKGVQACVIATDTGKHLADAKKALKVGFHVLIEKPLASDSRGAKVLLREAKTARRQIYTACVMRFSRSLNFLRKQLRRLGKIHSVRVECQSYLPDWRPERNFLASYSARKSDGGVLRDLIHEIDYTCWMFGWPQSLQAQLANHHRLGIMSEESADLWWETKDGATVSLRLDYLTRPTRRHVVICGEKGMLKWDGAANLVVFLPPKGPLIEYRIPQERDDMFKKQLESFRAAIMSGKKSDRLASGFDGFRALAVCDAARRSSRTGRREKVRY